A window of Procambarus clarkii isolate CNS0578487 chromosome 69, FALCON_Pclarkii_2.0, whole genome shotgun sequence contains these coding sequences:
- the LOC123772294 gene encoding involucrin-like, whose translation MNISVYVFVYILYRANVHSSFSECLGSEYIQGEYRGSEHIQGEYQGSEHIQGEYHGSEHIQGEYQGIEHIQGEYQGSEHIQGEYQGSEHIQGEYHGSEHIQGEYQGIEHIQGEYQGSEHIQGEYQGSEHIQGEYQGSEHIQGEYRGSEHIQGEYRGSEHIQDEYRGSEHIQGEYRGSEHIQGEYRGSEHIQGEYQGSEHIQGEYQGSEHIQGEYQGSERIQGEYSGSEHIQGEYRGSEHIQGEYRGSEHIQDEYRGSEHIQGEYRGSEHIQGEYRGSEHIQGEYQGSEHIQGEYQGSEHIQGEYQGSERIQAEHCNTFRQQVVEDCNTFRQQVVEDCNTFRQQVVEDCNTFRQQVVEDCNTFQQQVAEHCNTFRLQVVCNGPSCWPLPLLLSPFSSCRDR comes from the exons ATGAATATTTCTGTGTATGTCTTCGTATATATATTATACCGTGCAAATGTGCACTCCAGCTTTAGTGAGTGCTTGGGTAGTGAATACATTCAGGGTGAGTACCGTGGTAGTGAACACATACAGGGCGAgtaccagggtagtgaacacatacaGGGTGAGTACCATGGTAGTGAACACATACAGGGTGAGTACCAGGGTATTGAACACATACAGGGTGAgtaccagggtagtgaacacatacaGGGTGAgtaccagggtagtgaacacatacaGGGTGAGTACCATGGTAGTGAACACATACAGGGTGAGTACCAGGGTATTGAACACATACAGGGTGAgtaccagggtagtgaacacatacaGGGTGAgtaccagggtagtgaacacatacaGGGCGAgtaccagggtagtgaacacatacaGGGCGAGTACCGTGGTAGTGAACACATACAGGGCGAGTACCGTGGTAGTGAACACATACAGGATGAGTACCGTGGTAGTGAACACATACAGGGTGAGTACCGTGGTAGTGAACACATACAGGGTGAGTACCGTGGTAGTGAACACATACAGGGTGAgtaccagggtagtgaacacatacaGGGTGAgtaccagggtagtgaacacatacaGGGCGAGTACCAGGGTAGTGAACGCATACAGGGTGAGTACAGTGGTAGTGAACACATACAGGGCGAGTACCGTGGTAGTGAACACATACAGGGCGAGTACCGTGGTAGTGAACACATACAGGATGAGTACCGTGGTAGTGAACACATACAGGGTGAGTACCGTGGTAGTGAACACATACAGGGTGAGTACCGTGGTAGTGAACACATACAGGGTGAgtaccagggtagtgaacacatacaGGGTGAgtaccagggtagtgaacacatacaGGGCGAGTACCAGGGTAGTGAACGCATACAGG CGGAACATTGCAACACTTTCCGGCAGCAAGTGGTGGAAGACTGCAACACTTTCCGGCAGCAAGTGGTGGAAGACTGCAACACTTTCCGGCAGCAAGTGGTGGAAGACTGCAACACTTTCCGGCAGCAAGTGGTGGAAGACTGCAACACTTTCCAGCAGCAAGTGGCGGAACACTGCAACACTTTCCGGCTGCAAGTGGTGTGTAATGGCCCGTCATGTtggcctctccctctcctcctctcacCATTCTCCTCTTGTCGTGATCGCTGA